The Candidatus Omnitrophota bacterium region CAGTGTGGATGCAGTTTGCTTTGCGCACCCGGATTCCGAAAGCCCGTTTTGTTGAGTCCAACGGAGTCGAGCGTGTTCTAGAGCAAAAGGATCTGCAGCGGGAATGGTGGCGTGTGCGCACGAATATCAAGGGGGAGAAGCATTTCCTCTTTTCCAATTGGTCCATGCGCATGGGACATACCAAGAGCCTCGGGATTCCCACGAACTACACTATCGAGCCCACAAATGTGTGTAATCTGAAGTGCCCCATTTGCAAAACCGGAATCGGTACGATTGAGAGGGCCCAGGGCATCATGAGCCTGGAACTCTACCGGACGGTTCTGGACAAGATCGGGAAGTACGCCAATAACATCTTGCTCTACGGCACGGGTGAGCCCTTCCTCAATAAGAACATCTACGAAATGATTCGATTGGCCAAGGCCCGCGGCATTGTGGTGACCATGGCGTCGAACGGTACGATGTTTGATGCGGAGCAAGTGGTGCGCTCCGGGCTGGATGAACTCGGGATTGCGATCGGAGGGGTGACTCAGGAGACTCACTCCGTGTACCGGGTGGGCGGAGATTTGGATTTGGTTCTGAGCAATATCAGAGCCCTGGTGGCTGCCAAGAAAAAACTGGGTTCCCAAACGCCCCGGGTTTTGGTCGATTTTGTGGTTCAAAAGCACAATCAACATCAGGTTGATGAGGTGGTGGATTTGGCTCTGGAAATGGAAGTGGACAGTCTCTTTGTGTGCCCAACGATTGTCTGGGATATGGGCCAGGCAAACCGCTTTGTTTCGGATGATCCCCAATTCAGCCGCTATGACGCGGAGGCCATGGCAGAGGGCCGCCTGGTTCCCAAGGACGGAGCCCAGCGTTGTGCCCTGCCTTGGTTTAGTTCTCTCATTCAGTGGAACGGGAAGGTCTCTCCCTGTTGCGGGATTGAGCTGCCGCGCCGGGCGGATAACGGACAGGGACTGACCCATGCCTATGATCCGCTGACCTATCCTCTGGGGGATCT contains the following coding sequences:
- a CDS encoding SPASM domain-containing protein — translated: MKKILILCYSPDPHLLEFWFKKIRRQEPEAGLSLLLRHSLGEHAKALPSVRNCWTFPQESSRKVGRVKDIFSAAVLDPVRAQGFDELICFTGGLQGLKQAVWMQFALRTRIPKARFVESNGVERVLEQKDLQREWWRVRTNIKGEKHFLFSNWSMRMGHTKSLGIPTNYTIEPTNVCNLKCPICKTGIGTIERAQGIMSLELYRTVLDKIGKYANNILLYGTGEPFLNKNIYEMIRLAKARGIVVTMASNGTMFDAEQVVRSGLDELGIAIGGVTQETHSVYRVGGDLDLVLSNIRALVAAKKKLGSQTPRVLVDFVVQKHNQHQVDEVVDLALEMEVDSLFVCPTIVWDMGQANRFVSDDPQFSRYDAEAMAEGRLVPKDGAQRCALPWFSSLIQWNGKVSPCCGIELPRRADNGQGLTHAYDPLTYPLGDLSEEGVTWESIWNGPKYQKFREVFLSSEGASICKLCSGYDAPPLRKAEGQIMDQIPTEIDEAISAGDPLPVSSI